From Topomyia yanbarensis strain Yona2022 unplaced genomic scaffold, ASM3024719v1 HiC_scaffold_5, whole genome shotgun sequence, a single genomic window includes:
- the LOC131695722 gene encoding uncharacterized protein LOC131695722, with translation MVSRAGVSSWLRPLVVIVCFGLVINFTLANSPASTTASDATTVTEESATESDRGDDGYHNQTMISSDSDSLGADIGNQSSTTQLPVKVGVVPRRKPLFSTGNRLWDALIAECLRKPTFACIQKNVYSFLGESLDVGDFNVSNRLMFVKNRVDYTKYTREANEDDHHEADNEIPDARAGN, from the coding sequence ATGGTCAGTAGGGCAGGCGTTTCTTCTTGGCTGCGGCCACTGGTAGTGATAGTGTGTTTCGGCCTAGTGATAAATTTCACGCTGGCCAACAGTCCAGCTAGCACCACCGCGTCCGATGCGACGACTGTCACCGAAGAAAGTGCAACCGAAAGCGACCGGGGCGATGATGGCTACCATAATCAGACGATGATTAGCAGTGATAGTGACAGTTTAGGTGCTGATATCGGCAACCAGTCCAGCACGACGCAGCTGCCGGTGAAGGTGGGCGTAGTACCACGGAGAAAGCCGCTGTTTTCTACCGGAAACCGCCTCTGGGATGCGCTGATTGCCGAGTGTCTCCGAAAGCCGACATTTGCATGCATCCAGAAGAATGTATACAGTTTCTTGGGCGAGTCGCTGGACGTTGGCGATTTCAACGTCAGCAATCGGCTGATGTTCGTCAAGAACCGGGTCGATTACACCAAGTACACCCGCGAGGCGAACGAGGACGATCATCATGAGGCTGATAATGAGATACCGGATGCGAGAGCAGGTAATTAG
- the LOC131695708 gene encoding uncharacterized protein LOC131695708: MTTSSAKSNEIQLHVFVDASENGYAAVAYFRYEEGNTIECAFVTAKTRVAPLKYVSIPRLELQAAVIGTRLAKAIGETHRIAVQKRFFWTDSRDVLCWLRSDHRKYSKYVGARVGEILENSELSEWFWVPTKMNVADEGTKWQRIPDISPSSRWFNGPFFMWQQRSSWPPQPMNHGTTTTEINHSVNLHAVRVPVINFAKYSSWRKLVRVVAYMRRFYSNIRARIHQSTPTIGILKHRELSEAENLIYIQAQLDEFSKEMSLLLRSKDVDERKVARIPKHSSIYTCSPFLDDNGVLRMLGRAAGCQFIQPGSAHPILLPNKHPITTLIVRFFHERYHHLNHETAVNELCQKYRIPKLRRVCYKVRQECQTCMNARARPRPPVMADLPLARLAAYSRPFSYAGVDYFGPMQVVVGRRVEKRWGVLITCLVVRAVHIEIAHTLNSSSCIMALRNFMARRGTPLELFSDRGTNFVGANRELTEAIRSLDQEKLMQELETPDTKWTFLPPSSPHMGGSWERLVQSVKKVLNNMKLPRWPTDEVLRNSLMEVENILNSRPLTYVPIEDVEHEAITPNHFLLGSSSGSKPLLPYDESLATLSNSWKTSQTHANLFWKRWLREYLPSINRRTKWHYPAKPIQIGDVVVIVDPDLPRNTWPKGRVVDVKLKDGQVRSATVRTTANIFERPAVKLAVLDVGATANTQEPGACVLGGSVTQHANAPPLSIYPQRGQPPQLQAGQRVTDKSVVNKQKKRIATTKKDIEIKKSGLR, translated from the coding sequence ATGACAACGTCGTCAGCCAAATCCAATGAAATCCAACTGCATGTATTCGTCGATGCAAGCGAAAACGGATACGCAGCAGTCGCCTACTTTCGGTACGAAGAGGGCAACACGATAGAGTGTGCCTTCGTCACTGCCAAAACTCGTGTAGCGCCACTAAAGTACGTTTCGATTCCCCGACTGGAGCTTCAAGCAGCAGTGATTGGAACACGCCTGGCGAAGGCGATAGGAGAAACGCATCGAATAGCAGTACAAAAACGGtttttttggactgattcgagaGATGTTCTTTGTTGGCTGCGTTCGGATCACAGGAAATACAGCAAGTACGTCGGCGCCAGAGTTGGCGAAATTTTGGAAAACAGTGAACTTTCGGAATGGTTCTGGGTTCCGACAAAAATGAATGTCGCAGATGAAGGCACGAAGTGGCAAAGAATTCCTGATATTTCGCCATCAAGCCGATGGTTTAACGGGCCTTTCTTCATGTGGCAGCAGCGAAGTTCGTGGCCACCTCAGCCGATGAATCACGGAACTACCACAACAGAAATCAACCATTCGGTAAACCTTCATGCTGTTCGAGTTCCAGTCATTAACTTTGCTAAATATTCGAGCTGGCGAAAGCTTGTCCGAGTTGTTGCTTATATGCGCCggttttacagcaatattcggGCTAGAATACATCAGAGTACACCCACGATCGGAATCCTCAAACACAGGGAGTTATCTGAAGCCGAAAACTTGATCTATATACAAGCACAGCTAGATGAGTTTAGTAAAGAAATGTCCTTGCTATTGCGTTCCAAGGATGTGGACGAAAGAAAGGTAGCTCGTATTCCCAAGCACAGTTCGATCTACACATGCTCACCGTTCCTAGACGATAATGGGGTACTTCGCATGCTTGGAAGGGCGGCTGGTTGCCAATTCATACAGCCAGGCTCCGCTCATCCTATACTGCTACCGAATAAACACCCGATTACCACACTTATCGTACGTTTCTTTCATGAGCGCTACCATCACCTGAACCATGAAACAGCAGTTAACGAATTGTGCCAGAAGTACCGAATCCCGAAGTTGCGAAGAGTCTGCTACAAGGTACGGCAAGAATGTCAGACCTGTATGAATGCTAGGGCTCGTCCGCGACCGCCCGTTATGGCTGACCTTCCGCTGGCAAGGCTTGCAGCATATTCTCGACCATTTTCCTATGCTGGTGTCGACTACTTTGGCCCGATGCAGGTAGTCGTTGGTAGACGCGTTGAGAAGAGATGGGGTGTACTCATCACGTGCCTAGTAGTCCGTGCCGTCCATATAGAGATCGCCCACACGCTTAATAGCAGTTCCTGTATCATGGCGTTGCGGAACTTCATGGCCAGGCGTGGAACGCCTTTAGAACTATTCAGTGATCGTGGAACTAATTTCGTTGGAGCAAATCGTGAACTGACCGAAGCAATTCGCTCTCTAGATCAGGAGAAGCTCATGCAAGAGCTCGAAACCCCAGATACCAAGTGGACGTTCTTGCCACCGAGTAGCCCACACATGGGTGGAAGTTGGGAAAGATTGGTGCAGTCTGTTAAGAAAGTACTGAATAATATGAAGCTTCCAAGATGGCCAACCGACGAAGTTCTCAGGAACAGCCTCATGGAGGTGGAGAATATCCTAAATTCGCGACCCTTAACTTACGTACCCATCGAGGATGTCGAACATGAAGCCATCACACCCAACCACTTTTTGTTAGGTTCATCCAGTGGTTCCAAACCATTACTACCCTACGACGAAAGCCTCGCTACGCTATCGAACTCTTGGAAAACATCACAAACTCACGCGAATTTGTTCTGGAAGAGATGGTTACGAGAGTATTTGCCGTCGATAAATCGCCGCACAAAATGGCATTACCCAGCTAAACCAATCCAGATTGGTGATGTTGTCGTCATTGTCGATCCAGATCTGCCAAGAAACACGTGGCCCAAAGGACGTGTTGTGGACGTCAAGCTGAAGGATGGACAAGTTCGTAGTGCAACAGTGAGGACAACAGCGAACATTTTCGAACGCCCAGCAGTCAAGCTGGCGGTTCTAGACGTCGGCGCAACAGCGAATACACAGGAACCCGGAGCCTGTGTACTGGGGGGGAGTGTTACGCAACATGCGAACGCGCCTCCGTTATCAATTTACCCTCAACGAGGTCAGCCGCCCCAGCTGCAAGCGGGACAGCGGGTAACTGACAAGTCagtggtaaacaaacaaaaaaaaaggatAGCGACGACGAAGAAAGATATCGAGATTAAAAAAAGTGGTTTGAGATAG
- the LOC131695723 gene encoding uncharacterized protein LOC131695723, which produces MSSGSVASAGKRTQGKSDSPGDEGAGCGTCRRLDYSRMVQCDDCDVWFHYECVNVEDSIRDRDWSCNGCIRKSLEQERRGLREQLEHLEREQKQWQQKQQKHLEQAEEHQRRLEQQQKQNQFNQSQKGKLQLQQGSLSGVVTTRSKAFHSDFQGAIPKQPRQKDEVSENIADRQYSIERSANSNANCTTSTRTSSKATSNVSKRSAKLRDLQLKALEARQALEKKQLEERLALDLEMLEMSDSESATNETCAKIEDWLNNTENIGKEVFKPFDETPLPVYDELLRKSVVVSTRESLPSNYVPVVVSGLQTSFGNSVPPEFHNNYASGVGDIDRPLPGVTVTRTVPGYQPLFTSHPAAVPPSLPPFQTYSAVSQQSIMTATHPTTCYSRPTASYPHPVVPSFQYPVPTYQGTVLPPVVTSTPRQNVTFNHQQLNGDDVPLNNGHLAARQTVKDLPKFGGDPEDWPRFIAAYERTCRMCGFRNDELLDRLERSLYDKALNAVKSLLLHPDNVPVIISRLKTLFGNPESIVETMVHRVRMMPPPKADKMETIVDFGVAVQNLCATIQVCRMDERFYNVALLQELVDSLPSTLKMNWAFYRKQSGACTLLDFNEWLGQMVEALSQVIRPHVWTKSNKLEKRGRNEEAHIHLHSATLPREENRTACLACSKECEDLNKCSSFLNMTPSARWTLINQKKICRKCLTKHFKTCDRKIPCDQNGCSYLHHPLLHDDSKHARQLPNSSLQNTSCNTHHCSLGGVLLKYIRITVHGKEKSITTYAFLDSGSTSTLMEHSLWEELNLNGEKTPLCMSWTGGQGRYEEESVKFAVDIAGSQTPTQRFHLSKVHTVRSLDLPSQSIAISDLVKHYGHLSGLPIASYAEVKPRILLGVDNTRLEYPLDSREGSENQPTAVLTRLGWLVYGPCSVVKPSTSSSDSTYSYHICQCDALNSTVKNYFSLDSLGVQLTGKSLMSKDDERAMTLLQSNTKQLGRKFETGLLWRYDDIQLPDSKPMALKHHECLAKRLVREPELAGVLQEKIADYKAKGYIRKLSKQEEAMHKGRSWYLPIFPVVNLNKPGKLRMVWDTAAKVGRVSLNSFLLKGPDQVTPLPNVLQRFREYRIAVSGDIREMFHQVQINNEDQHCQRFLWNDGILSDTPTVYIMQVMTFGASCSPSSAQYVKNLNAGRFKNQFPEAVEAICNGTYVDDMLYSVESEEEAVKLAQDVRFIHAEGGFEIRGWLSNSKKVIDVMGDHSSSQKDLNKPGELATEKVLGMWWDTVSDTFTFKIPQRCKHELLSGQEAPTKREVLRILMSVYDPIGLLANVLMFLKVLLQDIWRSNVGWDEPIADQQLEKWRTWLSVLHNVETVSVPRCYRTMTTSSAKSNEIQLHVFVDASENGYAAVAYFRYEEGNTIECAFVTAKTRVAPLKYVSIPRLELQAAVIGTRLAKAIGETHRIAVQKRFFWTDSRDVLCWLRSDHRKYSKYVGARVGEILENSELSEWFWVPTKMNVADEGTKWQRIPDISPSSRWFNGPFFMWQQRSSWPPQPMNHGTTTTEINHSVNLHAVRVPVINFAKYSSWRKLVRVVAYMRRFYSNIRARIHQSTPTIGILKHRELSEAENLIYIQAQLDEFSKEMSLLLRSKDVDERKVARIPKHSSIYTCSPFLDDNGVLRMLGRAAGCQFIQPGSAHPILLPNKHPITTLIVRFFHERYHHLNHETAVNELCQKYRIPKLRRVCYKVRQECQTCMNARARPRPPVMADLPLARLAAYSRPFSYAGVDYFGPMQVVVGRRVEKRWGVLITCLVVRAVHIEIAHTLNSSSCIMALRNFMARRGTPLELFSDRGTNFVGANRELTEAIRSLDQEKLMQELETPDTKWTFLPPSSPHMGGSWERLVQSVKKVLNNMKLPRWPTDEVLRNSLMEVENILNSRPLTYVPIEDVEHEAITPNHFLLGSSSGSKPLLPYDESLATLSNSWKTSQTHANLFWKRWLREYLPSINRRTKWHYPAKPIQIGDVVVIVDPDLPRNTWPKGRVVDVKLKDGQVRSATVRTTANIFERPAVKLAVLDVGATANTQEPGACVLGGSVTQHANVPRYQFTLNEVSRPSCKRDSG; this is translated from the coding sequence ATGTCAAGCGGTAGCGTAGCGAGTGCGGGCAAACGTACCCAGGGAAAAAGCGATTCTCCTGGCGATGAGGGAGCCGGATGTGGTACGTGTCGACGACTCGATTATAGCCGAATGGTGCAGTGCGACGATTGTGATGTGTGGTTTCACTACGAGTGCGTTAACGTGGAGGACAGTATTCGGGACCGAGACTGGAGTTGTAATGGGTGTATAAGGAAATCGTTGGAGCAGGAAAGGCGTGGTTTGCGTGAACAGTTGGAGCATCTTGAACGGGAGCAGAAGCAATGGCAACAGAAGCAACAAAAACACCTGGAGCAGGCTGAAGAACATCAGAGACGGCTTGAGCAGCAGCAAAAGCAAAATCAGTTTAATCAGTCGCAGAAGGGAAAGTTGCAGTTGCAACAAGGTTCGCTGTCGGGAGTTGTTACAACACGATCTAAGGCATTCCATAGTGATTTTCAGGGGGCAATTCCGAAGCAGCCAAGGCAGAAAGATGAAGTCTCGGAAAACATAGCGGATCGGCAATATAGCATAGAACGATCAGCGAACTCTAATGCTAACTGCACCACGTCAACCAGAACAAGTAGCAAAGCGACCTCGAATGTGTCAAAACGGTCAGCAAAACTCCGCGACCTACAATTGAAAGCTCTAGAAGCACGACAAGCGCTGGAGAAAAAGCAGCTAGAGGAGCGTTTAGCTCTAGATCTAGAAATGCTGGAGATGAGCGACTCGGAATCGGCAACAAACGAGACCTGCGCCAAGATCGAAGATTGGCTAAACAACACGGAGAATATAGGAAAAGAAGTGTTTAAACCTTTTGATGAAACGCCCCTTCCGGTATACGATGAGCTTCTACGAAAATCAGTAGTAGTGTCGACTCGGGAAAGTCTTCCCAGTAACTATGTCCCAGTAGTGGTCTCTGGTCTGCAGACGTCTTTTGGTAATTCTGTTCCGCCTGAGTTTCATAACAATTATGCCTCCGGTGTTGGTGATATCGATCGTCCTTTACCAGGTGTGACTGTAACGAGAACTGTGCCTGGTTATCAACCATTGTTTACCAGCCACCCAGCAGCAGTACCGCCGAGTCTACCACCTTTTCAAACGTACTCAGCTGTGTCTCAGCAATCAATTATGACGGCCACACATCCAACAACGTGCTATTCGCGTCCTACAGCCAGCTATCCGCATCCGGTAGTTCCCAGTTTCCAATACCCTGTTCCAACCTATCAAGGTACCGTGCTGCCACCGGTGGTAACATCTACACCACGTCAGAACGTGACATTTAATCATCAGCAATTAAACGGTGACGACGTGCCTCTGAATAATGGTCATCTAGCGGCGAGACAGACAGTGAAAGATTTACCAAAGTTCGGAGGAGATCCTGAAGACTGGCCACGGTTCATCGCAGCCTACGAGAGAACGTGCAGGATGTGTGGTTTTCGAAATGACGAACTGCTTGATCGACTGGAGAGGAGTCTATACGACAAAGCCCTGAACGCGGTTAAAAGTCTGCTTTTACATCCGGACAACGTTCCGGTGATCATAAGCCGATTGAAAACCCTTTTTGGAAATCCGGAGTCCATAGTGGAAACGATGGTGCATAGAGTCAGGATGATGCCACCACcaaaggctgacaaaatggaaaCGATTGTCGATTTTGGTGTTGCCGTGCAAAACTTGTGCGCTACAATACAGGTGTGCCGAATGGATGAGCGGTTCTACAACGTTGCTTTGCTGCAAGAGCTTGTGGACAGCTTACCGTCAACCTTGAAAATGAATTGGGCATTCTATCGGAAACAGAGTGGAGCATGTACATTGCTGGATTTTAACGAATGGCTCGGACAAATGGTGGAGGCTTTAAGTCAAGTGATCAGACCGCACGTGTGGACTAAATCGAACAAACTCGAGAAGAGAGGCCGAAACGAAGAAGCGCATATCCACCTGCACTCTGCAACCCTGCCTAGAGAAGAAAACCGCACAGCGTGTTTGGCATGCTCGAAAGAGTGCGAAGATCTCAACAAATGTAGTAGTTTTCTCAACATGACGCCAAGTGCACGATGGACGCTGATCAATCAAAAGAAGAtttgtcgaaaatgtttgaccAAGCACTTTAAAACTTGTGACAGGAAAATCCCTTGTGATCAAAATGGATGTAGCTACCTTCATCACCCGTTGTTGCACGACGACAGCAAACACGCGAGACAGCTGCCAAACAGTTCATTGCAAAACACCTCTTGTAACACTCATCACTGTTCGCTTGGGGGAGTACTGTTGAAGTACATTAGAATCACGGTACATGGAAAGGAGAAGTCCATTACCACCTACGCCTTCCTTGACTCAGGATCGACCTCCACTCTGATGGAACATAGTCTGTGGGAGGAGTTGAATCTTAACGGCGAGAAAACTCCGTTGTGTATGTCTTGGACTGGTGGTCAAGGCAGATACGAAGAAGAATCGGTTAAATTTGCAGTTGACATCGCGGGTTCCCAAACTCCCACTCAACGCTTTCATCTGTCGAAGGTACACACAGTACGAAGCTTAGATCTTCCTTCTCAATCGATAGCGATTTCGGATCTGGTGAAACATTACGGACATCTCTCCGGTCTTCCTATCGCATCTTATGCTGAAGTTAAACCGCGAATCCTGTTGGGTGTAGACAACACTAGGTTGGAGTATCCACTCGACTCAAGAGAAGGGAGTGAAAATCAGCCTACCGCCGTATTGACTCGACTAGGTTGGCTAGTTTACGGTCCGTGCTCAGTAGTAAAACCATCAACGTCCAGCAGCGATAGTACGTACAGCTATCACATCTGCCAGTGCGATGCGTTGAACTCTACTGTTAAGAACTATTTCTCCCTGGATAGCCTCGGAGTTCAGCTTACTGGGAAGTCGCTGATGTCAAAAGATGATGAACGGGCGATGACGTTACTGCAGTCGAACACGAAGCAACTAGGAAGAAAATTCGAGACCGGTTTACTGTGGCGGTATGATGACATCCAGCTACCGGACAGTAAACCTATGGCTTTGAAGCATCATGAGTGTTTGGCCAagcgcttggtacgggaaccaGAATTGGCAGGAGTTCTCCAGGAGAAGATAGCGGACTACAAAGCGAAAGGATATATTCGAAAACTTTCGAAGCAAGAAGAAGCAATGCATAAGGGACGCTCGTGGTACCTGCCGATCTTTCCAGTTGTAAATCTCAATAAACCAGGAAAGCTTCGCATGGTTTGGGACACAGCAGCCAAGGTAGGCCGCGTTTCACTAAATTCGTTTCTGTTGAAAGGACCTGATCAAGTTACGCCTCTTCCAAACGTTCTACAGCGGTTTCGTGAGTATCGTATAGCGGTCTCAGGGGATATTCGCGAGATGTTCCATCAAGTGCAGATCAACAACGAAGATCAGCATTGCCAAAGGTTTCTGTGGAATGATGGAATCCTCAGCGATACCCCAACGGTTTATATCATGCAGGTGATGACGTTCGGTGCGAGTTGTTCTCCCAGCAGCGCACAGTACGTCAAGAATCTAAACGCAGGTCGATTTAAGAACCAGTTTCCAGAAGCAGTGGAGGCGATCTGTAACGGAACTTACGTCGACGATATGCTTTATAGCGTCGAATCGGAAGAAGAGGCGGTGAAACTGGCGCAGGATGTACGGTTCATACACGCTGAAGGAGGGTTTGAAATCCGGGGATGGTTGTCGAAttcgaaaaaagttattgatgtcatGGGTGATCACAGTTCTTCTCAAAAGGATTTGAACAAGCCTGGGGAGCTAGCAACCGAGAAAGTTCTGGGCATGTGGTGGGATACTGTCAGTGATACGTTCACATTCAAAATTCCGCAACGATGCAAGCACGAGCTGTTATCTGGACAGGAAGCCCCAACCAAACGGGAGGTGCTGCGAATCCTCATGTCAGTCTACGATCCGATCGGGCTTCTCGCAAACGTGTTGATGTTCTTGAAAGTCCTACTTCAAGATATTTGGCGTTCTAATGTTGGCTGGGACGAACCAATAGCAGATCAGCAACTCGAGAAGTGGAGAACATGGCTCAGTGTGTTACACAACGTCGAAACAGTTTCCGTTCCTCGGTGTTATCGAACGATGACAACGTCGTCAGCCAAATCCAATGAAATCCAACTGCATGTATTCGTCGATGCAAGCGAAAACGGATACGCAGCAGTCGCCTACTTTCGGTACGAAGAGGGCAACACGATAGAGTGTGCCTTCGTCACTGCCAAAACTCGTGTAGCGCCACTAAAGTACGTTTCGATTCCCCGACTGGAGCTTCAAGCAGCAGTGATTGGAACACGCCTGGCGAAGGCGATAGGAGAAACGCATCGAATAGCAGTACAAAAACGGtttttttggactgattcgagaGATGTTCTTTGTTGGCTGCGTTCGGATCACAGGAAATACAGCAAGTACGTCGGCGCCAGAGTTGGCGAAATTTTGGAAAACAGTGAACTTTCGGAATGGTTCTGGGTTCCGACAAAAATGAATGTCGCAGATGAAGGCACGAAGTGGCAAAGAATTCCTGATATTTCGCCATCAAGCCGATGGTTTAACGGGCCTTTCTTCATGTGGCAGCAGCGAAGTTCGTGGCCACCTCAGCCGATGAATCACGGAACTACCACAACAGAAATCAACCATTCGGTAAACCTTCATGCTGTTCGAGTTCCAGTCATTAACTTTGCTAAATATTCGAGCTGGCGAAAGCTTGTCCGAGTTGTTGCTTATATGCGCCggttttacagcaatattcggGCTAGAATACATCAGAGTACACCCACGATCGGAATCCTCAAACACAGGGAGTTATCTGAAGCCGAAAACTTGATCTATATACAAGCACAGCTAGATGAGTTTAGTAAAGAAATGTCCTTGCTATTGCGTTCCAAGGATGTGGACGAAAGAAAGGTAGCTCGTATTCCCAAGCACAGTTCGATCTACACATGCTCACCGTTCCTAGACGATAATGGGGTACTTCGCATGCTTGGAAGGGCGGCTGGTTGCCAATTCATACAGCCAGGCTCCGCTCATCCTATACTGCTACCGAATAAACACCCGATTACCACACTTATCGTACGTTTCTTTCATGAGCGCTACCATCACCTGAACCATGAAACAGCAGTTAACGAATTGTGCCAGAAGTACCGAATCCCGAAGTTGCGAAGAGTCTGCTACAAGGTACGGCAAGAATGTCAGACCTGTATGAATGCTAGGGCTCGTCCGCGACCGCCCGTTATGGCTGACCTTCCGCTGGCAAGGCTTGCAGCATATTCTCGACCATTTTCCTATGCTGGTGTCGACTACTTTGGCCCGATGCAGGTAGTCGTTGGTAGACGCGTTGAGAAGAGATGGGGTGTACTCATCACGTGCCTAGTAGTCCGTGCCGTCCATATAGAGATCGCCCACACGCTTAATAGCAGTTCCTGTATCATGGCGTTGCGGAACTTCATGGCCAGGCGTGGAACGCCTTTAGAACTATTCAGTGATCGTGGAACTAATTTCGTTGGAGCAAATCGTGAACTGACCGAAGCAATTCGCTCTCTAGATCAGGAGAAGCTCATGCAAGAGCTCGAAACCCCAGATACCAAGTGGACGTTCTTGCCACCGAGTAGCCCACACATGGGTGGAAGTTGGGAAAGATTGGTGCAGTCTGTTAAGAAAGTACTGAATAATATGAAGCTTCCAAGATGGCCAACCGACGAAGTTCTCAGGAACAGCCTCATGGAGGTGGAGAATATCCTAAATTCGCGACCCTTAACTTACGTACCCATCGAGGATGTCGAACATGAAGCCATCACACCCAACCACTTTTTGTTAGGTTCATCCAGTGGTTCCAAACCATTACTACCCTACGACGAAAGCCTCGCTACGCTATCGAACTCTTGGAAAACATCACAAACTCACGCGAATTTGTTCTGGAAGAGATGGTTACGAGAGTATTTGCCGTCGATAAATCGCCGCACAAAATGGCATTACCCAGCTAAACCAATCCAGATTGGTGATGTTGTCGTCATTGTCGATCCAGATCTGCCAAGAAACACGTGGCCCAAAGGACGTGTTGTGGACGTCAAGCTGAAGGATGGACAAGTTCGTAGTGCAACAGTGAGGACAACAGCGAACATTTTCGAACGCCCAGCAGTCAAGCTGGCGGTTCTAGACGTCGGCGCAACAGCGAATACACAGGAACCCGGAGCCTGTGTACTGGGGGGGAGTGTTACGCAACATGCGAACGTGCCTCGTTATCAATTTACCCTCAACGAGGTCAGCCGCCCCAGCTGCAAGCGGGACAGCGGGTAA